ACAATTTCTTTATTGTTGAGATAGGAATAAAAATTACATACACTCTATTTTCtccaaacttcattaaaaaaaaattattgggtaATTTCCCAGTTGAATAGTACAACTCCTTCCCCTCCCATTTTATGGACAAGTTGGTACAATTTGGAGAGTGAACAactttttcaaatatttcaaattagtAGTGAAATATTCTTGAAGGTCAAGGCTAAAATTTAAAACAGAGTATATCCCATCTTTAATGTAATGAACCAAATAAATCATAAgtttcaaataattcaagaattactaatcCCAGTATTATCATCTTTGCACCGCAAATCAAGCTAATCCGGAAATACGATCTCGTTCTCTTAtaatttaaatagaaaaaaataattttttcaaatttctcgtaaaaaaatcataaaactaaaaaaaattaattataagtgACCTACAAAATCATTCGTCCTATGCCTAGGAGTGTTACTGTCTTGGGGATGGTCAACTGGAGGAGGCCCAAAAATGGATGTGTTGCTAAATACCCTCAGGCAGAACTCAATCTTTCACTATTGTTGACCTCTCAATAGTAACTATTTCTTAATAGCAAACTGATTGGGATCGATTAAATGAATCCTCTTGCATCTATGAAGATGATCATCGTAGTTAGACTATCTCTATGCTTCTTGTCAACTGTCTGTAATCCTCCTCCTCTATTCGGGCTTGAGACCGAGTTTTCTAGTCATATCAGTGTCGATTCATTCTAGTCTGATAACGAGTTATCCGAGCACGGATGAATAACTCGTTATCAGACAACTTGCTCCTCAAAATCCAACGAAAACATGAGATCAGGGACATAGCCTGAATCTAATAATTGGGCTGTTAAGCCAGTCAAAACTTGCTGCAGATCACTTTCTTGAAGGGACATGATATGACATGCAGAGAATGTATACATTTTATTCTGTAATTCAATCCAACTATGTCCAGTTTCTTTCTTTAACGCCTTCTCCTTTATAAGCTTTCTAATTTTGGCTGTTTCATTCCACATCTGTAACTCCGCGTAAATGTTAGATAATACAATGTAGGCTGAAGTATCATCTGGATCGATATCTAGGATCTTTTCAGCAGCATATTTCCCCAAGATGAAGTCTCTGTTAGCTTTGCAACCAGACAAGAGGCAACGCCACACTACCTTATCTGGTTCCCCGGAAAAGCTCTTTATAAAACCATAAGCTtcttttgtttttccttttcgtGCAAATAGACTAACTATACAAGCTAAGTGATCTGTCCTCGGAATGATTCCGTGTACCTTAGTCATGCTAGTAAAATGGTGAAGTCCCTTGTCTAAAAGTCCAACGTGTCCACAGGCAGATAATACTCCAAGAAATGTGATATCGTTGGGTTTAACCCCATTGCTCTGCATCATAGCATAAATTTCTAAAGCTTCTTTCCCAAATCCATGTTGGGCGTATCCAACAACCATGGTGTTCCAAGATACCAAGTTTTTCGCGGGAAGGATGTCAAAAACTTTACGTGCATAACCAAGTCGTCCACATTTAGCATACATGTCAACGAGGGCGCTGTCAACAACCACATTGGAATCAAATCTAGACTTCAGTACACGGCAATGGGATTGCTTGCCCCATTCAATAGCTGGTACATCACCACAAATGCTCAAAATGCTAGAGTATGTGTAAAGACTCGGTTCGAAACCCTTAAGCAACATTTCCCTGAGAAATCTCATAGCTTCTTCATACCGACCTGAGCTCACACATCCAGCAATTAGCGTATTCCAGCTAACAACATCATGTTCTTTCATTTCTTGAAAGAGCTTTAATGATTCCACAAATAGGTCACTTTTGGAGTAGAAGTCCAACAAAGCATTGCATACGAAACTAAACGAGTCGAATCCCAATTTTACAATCCGGCAATGGATCTGTTTCCCAACTCCAACTTCTTTTACATCAGCAAAAGCTCCAAGAACTGATGAAAATGTTCTCTCGCTTGGTTTCAACCCCGAGGAAAGCAACTTACAGAAAAGTTCAATGGCCTCTCTTCCACTCCCTAACTGCACACAACCTCCAATAATCGCAGTCCAAGCATGCAACTCCGGTCCATCTGCCTCATCAAAAGCTTGACGTGCCAATTCCAATCGACCACATTTAGCgtaaaaattaatcaaaccaGTCACCACAAACTGATCCATCCCCAAACTAGACTTGACAATCAAACCATGAATTTGCATCCCAAGTTGCAAGCTTTTTATCGCAGCACAAGCACCCAAAACACTCCCACAGAAAAACTCATTCACTATCACCCCTCCCCTCAATGCCAACAAGAACATGTTCCACCCTTCTTTATACTCCCCACAATGAAAATAACAAGAAATCAGAGAAGCCCAAGTAACAGAATTGGGTTCCAAAATGCCATCAAAAACTATCCTAGCTGACTTCAACAACCTACATTTCCCATAAAAGTTAACCAAACAATTAGTCACAAAGCTATTTAAACTTTCCTCAGTTTTCAACATCCTCCCATGTAACTCCTTCCCTGTTCTTTCAGCACCTAAACTACTACAAGCTGATAAAGCAGCCACATATGTAAAACCATTTGGAGCAAACCCATCTTCAAGATTCATTGATCTAAAGCAACCCAAAGCTTTTTCATACATACCCAATTGAGAATATGTAGAAATCAATGTTGTCCAAGAAATGATGTTTCTTTCAGGCATTCTGTCGAACAGTTGTTGGGCATcattgagttgattgagttttaAGTACATTGTGAACAAGTGATTGTTTGTGAAAATGTCTGCATTTTGGGACCCAAATTTGAGTAGCTGTGCATGCAGTGCTTTGCCATTGAAGAGGGACTTTGAGTTTGTGCATCCACGAAGGAGTTGAATAAAGGAcatggaagaaaaaaatatatatactatagTGAAATCTACACATATAATGACTTTAAAACAAgattttgataaataaatttaggCTATATGACTTCTTCAACATTTGAGACCATATAATTTTGTCAAATGATGTTAGTGttggaatgaaaaaaatattacactTCAAAGTCAAAcacaaattttcaatatatgtcTGAAGTTGTTTCCAAAGAGAATCGGTAAACTTGCAATTTTTTTCGAAAAAACGAACACAAGTTAAATGACAGACCTAAAACATGTATTTGTCCACTTCCCACTATATTATTTGGCCCAAGCTTATAATTAAAATTAGCCCATATTTTgccatattaattaattatctcatttcgtatttaatttaaaatatttcggAGAAACAAAATACTTTCTTCATTTGTCATTATGATAGCTAAACCATCTAAGTAGTAAGTCCATCTCAAGATGAGCGCTCTCATATTTCGATTTTTTTTTATGCTTAGAAAATAATGGAGAGTGATATCCATGTTTATAATCacatatttaaaaattgttGAATCATGAATTgaagtgaaaaaaaaaactccaatTGGAATTGTAAGAGTTTGAAAATTCACAAATAAATCTTGCGATTTGTTGAATCTCTTGATAAATTCATGATTAACGTTCGTTGGGATGTTTTTTCGAGATTATGgattaaatttaaagttatttgATGAAGATCTGAGCTATTTAACAATGTTTCGACCCATTTTGTTGATTGAAGAAGTTCATAGGACAAAATTCCACTTTTTGTATAATTTTGTtgctcccccccccccccctcctgtCTCACCCCGCAACCCACCCCAACCCCCAATCCCACAAAAATTTTGGGACCTAAAATTCCATTTTAGTGGCTTGATCCTTTGGCCGGTCTTGAATCTATTTGTGAAAATCCATGATTATAAAAGATAGTTTTCATACTAATGTCAAATATTCGTAGTCTTGTATTAAGAAGTGaattcagaatttgaatttgatacgTTCAATCTTTAACTTCATATCATCGaacatactatatatatatcgtTCTTAAATCATGAAGAATAGTAGTTTCTATGTTATGGTTGAGCACTCTCAAAACAGTATAAGATGATGCAATTTGCACGTATACTTAATTTGATCGACTTGGTACTTTTTCTTCTTTGGAAGTATAATACATGTAACTTGTAAgcagaatttttctttttcttctaattttaaataataaatccaaaaaaataaaagaatcaaGTCTTTGTTCTCTCTTTTTCTAGCACTACTTGCTACAGAATAGAAATATTGGATTTTGTGGACTAAATTTCACACAACACTAAAGGATTGTGTGGTTTGCGAATTAAATTATTAgagaattataatttttgaattaatttattttatttgaaaggTAAGATAAAATAATCTCGAGTTGAATAGTATATTCAGGATCTTCTGTACTTGACTCCATTTGTTACTTGGACTTTTCTACTCATGACTTTGTCAATTGAATACTTAaagttattaaaatatattattttaaaccCCTTTGATTATGACCAAGCTTATGTGACATTTTTTTGCTGAATCAGATAAAAAGCGTGGTTACACGCAtaagacaatttttttaatttaaaaaaatattaaagttaataggaaaaatataacaaaaaaaataaaaataattcccCATCCCCAATCTTGTGTACTACTTCTTCTTTCTTATAATTTGTGCCCAACCCCTACCATCAATACACacacttcttctatttcttccaTACTCTTACACAAAattcttcatttatttcttttcatATTCTTCCTATCATTTGAGAGTTTTAGTATAAttggagaaaatgatatttatttagttttggGTAAAAGAAAAAGGGCAAAAGAGAGAGATTCTTGATTGTGAAATAAAGGTGAATTTTAGATGggtttttgaaaaaaacataTGTTTGATCCTTCCAAAATTGAACGCAATTTTATATAGCGCATTTTGGATGAGTTTTTCTACAGTGACCCatcttttgttcttcttcttttctttctcccACCCTCCATTTTAGTCACTTTCTCACCatcattaaataataaaataccaTAACAAAGCTTTGCTTATATCTAATTTctcttcaacaaaaaaaaattacaaggaaagaaaaaatcaaagaagagaagataagatataaatagaaaaatgataaaagatatggggaagagaaaaaaattgaaaagaaaacgAGAAAGAAAAGGCTTTGGAGATGAGTTTGAgatttctttaaaatatatattaactataataataaaaaaagatgtGTCAATTTATATCTAATGTGGATAGTAATGTGTTATCCACATTAATATTATTGAGAGACACACATGATATGAGGGGTTTAAGATAATGTGTTTTAATAACTTTAAGTGTTCAGTTGACAAAGTCTTGAGTAGAAGCGTCTAGGTGACGAACAGAATCAAGTACATTGTCTCCCAGAACATTCCGCCttgaatttatattatattttgcaaACGGTATAATTTAATTCAAACTTAACATTTAATTATCCTATATTATTCCACATATCAAACCATCCCTAACCAGATGAAACAGGAAAGTCAAACACTTATTTACAAATTAAGAATGCTATACATTGAGTTGGTACACATACTGGGTAGCAACTAATCAAATAAACAAGCCAACTCAATCTCCAAGTGGAACTTGTTTTTTTTATGAACACTACATAGAAAACCACAAAATTACcatttcaattttattaatttgattaaaCATGAAGTTAATGCGCAATACTAGTAATGATTCTTGATATATAATCATTCCTATCTGccagcctatatatatatatatatgaagacaACTTTCACCCTCCATCTCAGTTTAAGTGAGGTTATTTGACTGGAAATAtgatttaagaaagaaagaattgaAACTAGTGATCTATAAAAGTATGTCATGATGTTATTTCAGTGCCTATTAAAGGACATGACGAGTCTAAGGGGCGCAAGAGGTTCATCTGAACCACACCTTCATCGATAAATTATACGGTATATAACACAAGgctaaaattatattatatgtatgttGAATATCAATATTGGCTTCTTCATGTGTTTATATTCTAATTTTTATATGATGTTAGTGCAAATCCGTTCAGCAGCAGGtaattaaggataaaataaaaattcaaagttAAATTTATTTCAACTACAGAAAGGGATCATTCCTCTTGGAATAGACTAATAAGCAAATAGTGTCTCATGCGGCTTTATCCAATAGCGATCCCTACCTATACAATAGATCATTATCCTTCTTGAAGTATGCAATAAAAAGCGGAAAAACGAATTGATTGACTATTAAGTACTGCAAGCCCATAAACTGATATTCTTGTAATTAGTGTCACATAAAATGGAACATGGAAGTAGAAATTAAGGTAAAAAATATTGTCAACCGATAAATTCATGGAAGACATAATAAGGTGGTAGCTATGGAATTCATCAAAGGTCAGATAATTAGCTCAAGAATACTTCAACATTAGTGCAGTTGGTAATATACATGCAATCATGTTTTGTTTTTATAATATAAGAATGGTTccttcaattaatttctcaaactATAAATACTCCAATATGTTCATAAATTATATCCATCACTTAAGGAAAGACAAAAACCATAGTGTCTTTTGAGTCTCAAAATTAAGAATGGATTCCAAAGGCATCAACCTTTCAGCTCTTGCACTTTTGGCTTGcttgattttatcattttcatcatctaTTCTTGCCTATCGAACACCATATCGGCCACAAATTAGAGTTGGTTACTATAGATATACTTGTCCCTATGCCGAAAACATTGTTCAACATGTTGTAAACAGAGCCGTCTCTCGTAATCCAGGCATTGCTGCTGGCCTTATCAGGTTACATTTTCACGATTGCTTTGTCAGGGTAAGTATGAATTTAAtgctaatttttttcttttattagttTGATGATTACATTATCCTATAACGGTAACGTGTCATCTACTTTAATCAGGGGTGTGATGCATCTGTACTATTGGATGGGCCAAATTCCGAGAAGGAAGGTATTCCCAACAAGAACAGTTTACGAGGTTTCGAGGTGATTGATGCTGCAAAAGCTGCACTGGAGGCTGCATGTCCTGGAACTGTCTCGTGTGCAGACATACTTGCATTTGCTGCTCGGGACAGTTCCTacaaagttggaaaaatatacTATGATGTCCAAGCTGGACGTCGTGATGGACATGTTTCTATTGACTCTGAAACATTGACTAATCTTCCTTCTCCTTTCGTCAATGCCACGGAACTCATCAAGAATTTTGCAAGGAAAGGTATGTCTGTTGATGAAATGGTGACCCTCTCTGGCGCCCATTCCATTGGCATTGCACATTGCGGTGTTTTTGCTAGCCGTTTGTACCCTCAAAACAATCTTCCAATTGATCCTGAATATGCAAACTTCTTGAAGTCCATTTGTCCACCAGAAGCACTTACAAATGGGACAGGAGCTGCTAATCCCATGAACCTTGATGCCTTGACACCAAACAGGTTGGATAACAGATATTACTTTGCATTAAAGAGTCAAAAGGGATTGTTGATTTCGGATCAGGGATTGATGACAAACCCAACAACAGCTAAGTTGGTGAACTACAATGCGAGATTTGGTTCAATTTGGTCAAGGAAGTTTGCAGCTGCAATGATTCACATGGGTACATTGGATGTCCTCACAGGTCGCAACGGAGAGATCAGGAGGAACTGTCATTTCGTGAACTAACATTTCTATCATTTGCCTTTGAGAAGTTTTTTTCAGTATTATTTCAACTTTTCCATCCTATTCAAGTTGCAAGGATGGTTCAATGCTTGTCCAATTGTATTTGTTTTTTAGTTTTCCTAATGTTTGTCCAATTGGTTGAAATGAGTTTTTTTGAATATTGTTTTGTAAGTGATTCATGCAGTTAATAAAGTTGATATGTAGAAGATATCTTGAATCTATGAAAAACAATTGATCTTGACTTTTCTGAAAATATTTTCACTTGGAGTTACCTGCATTCTAATTGCTTCCAAATATGAAGAAATTTGTGCACTTTGTGTGGAAGAATTTTGCTTTATTACAGACAACACTTACGCGAAAGAAGAGGTAGTAAAAATGGAAAGTCTATATAAGCAGACCACCAATCCATTCTCTAACCAATGTGAGGCTCTAACAACCCCGAGTTCAAATGGAAATGAATCTGGCTCTGATACTATGTAAATATATGACACTTGAGTAAAAATATGACACTTAAGCGTAACCCAACCTCAAAAGTTAGCTAATGAAAGGAGTACTTGTCAATATAAGCAGACTACGAGTCCATTCCCAACCAATGTGGGACTCTAACCCACTCGAACACTAACCACCCATGGACTCCAACTATGGAGCACTACACTAATATAAGGTGTTAGATCTGAAAACTACAGTTCTCTTGCTGCAAGATTTACAGATGAACACCAGTGAAAGCACTTTGAATGCCATTCATGAAAAGTAAAGACATCCAAAGTTCAAGTCCGTGGCAACTTTTATTGTCTCCAAAACCAGTCCAATCGCTGTTCTAGGAAATGCTGATCTTTTAAGTCCGGTTGGCCAATTCATGTTTGTCAGATCCATTGTCACTTTCTCATGTGAAGGGACATTAATCTTTAACGTACAATAATCTATACAAAGTAAGATTTTGGCACTTTTAGTTGCCATTTTAATTTCCAAGCCACTATTtcacttatttttcaagaaaacaatTTCCGTTGTACCAAATAACACCCTTAATTTCAGATTGCTCCTTCTTAAGACATgattgtttttatgttatggttgAGCACTCTCGAAATAGTAAAGAAGGTAATGATCAAGGGAACCTACATACTATATATAgcttattaaaatataatctaCTTTCTAGTTTTTCTTCTTATCTTGACATATATATTTAACTTAGAAGAatcttttttcttattaaatCTTAAAAAATGCAATGATTCAagattattctatttttaatacacTACTTGTTATAAAATAGGAATATTGGAGGAGTTTGTGACTAAGTTTCAGATATACTAGTACTAACTAGATAAAATATATAGGAAAGTCATATATACTGGCAACCAACTAATGAATTAAACAAGCTAATTCAGTATCCAAGTGGAACTTATTTGTTTTTCGTTTTCCAGTACAAGATATTAATAATTGTGCAGTCAAATCTCTCCTTATTTCAATTTATGGGACATACTTTCTTATTTTCGTCTGTTCCAGAAAGAAAATCACATTTCTATATCTAAAAACAATTTGCTATACATTTGCAATTTATGCTTGATGAGAAACTTTTATTATAATCACTCAAATGTTATAACATGCTATAAAATTTCGAAAGTCTCTTCATTTCTAATTTCTTAAACTCTATAGCAATTCAAATGATGAGGTACTGTTTTCATGGATGACAATTGACATGGTAGTTGTGGAGTTCTTCAAAGCTCAAGAATACTTCAAACAGTTGGTATTATACAACCTATCACGTTTTGTTCATAGACTTcttcaagaatttctcaaaCTATAAATACTCCAATATGTTCATAAGTTGTATCCATCAATTGAGGAAAGTTAATTACTAAGAAAAAACCATAGTGTCTTTTGAGTCTCAAAATTAAGAATGGATTCCAAAGGCTTCAATGCTTCAGCTCTTGCACTTTTGGCTTGcttgattttatcattttcatcatctaTTCTTGCCTATCGAACACCATATCGGCCACAAATTAAAGTTGGTTACTATAGATATACTTGTCCCTATGCCGAAAACATTGTTCAACATGTTGTAAACAGAGCTGTGTCTCGTAATCCAGGAATTGCTGCTGGCCTTATCAGGTTACATTTTCACGATTGCTTTGTCAGGGTACGTACAAATCTAATgctaatatttttctttattgatTTGATGATTACAGTATCTTATAACGATAATATGTCATGTGTGGTTTAATTAGGGGTGTGATGCATCCGTGTTATTGGATGGACCAAATTCTGAGAAGGAAGGTATTCCCAACAAGAACAGTTTACGAGGTTTCGAGGTGATTGATGCTGCAAAAGCTGCATTAGAGGCTGCATGCCCTGGAACCGTCTCATGTGCAGACATACTTGCGTTTGCTGCTCGGGACAGTTCCTACAAAGTTGGGAAAATATACTATGATGTCCAAGCTGGACGTCGTGATGGTCGTGTTTCTATTGATTCTGAAACATTGGCTAATCTTCCTTCTCCTTTCGTCAATGCCACGGAACTCATCAAGAATTTTGCAAGGAAAGGTATGTCAGTTGATGAAATGGTGACCCTCTCTGGCGCGCATTCCATTGGCATTGCACATTGCGGTGTTTTTGCTAGCCGTTTGTATCCTCAAAACAATCAACAGAATCTTCCAATTGATCCTGAATATGCAGACTTCTTGAAGTCCATTTGTCCACCAGAAGCACTTACAAATGGGATGGGAGCTGCTAATCCCATGAACCTTGATGCCTTGACACCAAACAGGCTGGATAACAGATATTACTTGGCTTTAAAGAGTCAAAAGGGACTGTTGATTTCTGATCAGTCATTGATGACAAACCCGACAACTGCTAAATTGGTGAACTATAATGCGAGATTTGGTTCCATTTGGTCAAGGAAGTTTGCAGCTGCAATGATTCACATGGGTACTTTGGATGTCCTCACAGGTCGTAACGGAGAGATCAGGAGGAACTGTCATATCGTGAACTAACATCTCTATCTTTTGCCTTCGAGAAGCTGCAGGGATGGTTCAATGCGTGTCCAATTGTTTTTGCTTTTCTTTCCAATTTTTTCCCAATTGAATTGTATTTGAttttccctcaatgtttgcCCAATCAATGattgaaagatatttttttgaataattttataaatgattCATGAAGTTTATATGTATTGTTGGGAATTTTTTTTTGCAGAATGGATAGTTGTTGGAATTGGGATTAAGTTTGTAGAATTGACTTCAACTACACACATAAGATTACTAGTAGAATGGTAACTCTTGCAAACATGTTCAACAACCTTCAAAATGTTCCTAAATGAGTGATACTGTGTTAGAGGACAGCTTGTTGGATGGATGTTATCTCTTGTTTAAATTTCCAGGGAActttgcattttccaagaatcaTGTTCACCACTAGCATTGAGTCAACCTAAAGGATTTTAACAATGTCCCCTGCTCCAGCTTTGTTGTCCATCAGCTAAGTAGCTCCTGTCTGTATTAAGCTTCCATTCACCGTCTCCTGGATTGGTTCACGTTACCATGGTGCTTCTGAGTTGAGGTATATAGGCTTCCGTGACAAGATTCATTGAACTGAATTTGTGCCCCAAGATTGTTTTGACTTAGAGTAGGACCTCTTTGTGGAAATCAAATGTTGGTGGGATTGGTAACCACATTTGTTGAAATTAATAGTCAAATTTTGGTAAAAGTTTGATAGCCAAATTTTGTAGAAATTGGCTTCCATATTTGTGCAAATTGTTAGTCAAATATTAGTGAAAGTTGGTAACCTAACTTTGTAGAAATTGGTTGCCACATTTATGTCATTCAAAAAgttcaaaaactcaataaatAGAGTAGCAATTGAACATTCGAAAACACATCAAAATAGAGAGCGCAATAGAGAGAATAGAGAGTAATATTTTAGTGAGTTGTGTGAAATAAAAGAGTGTTGTTCTTATAAAAGAGTAGTCATATTTTGATACTACCAAGTTGTCATCATTAttattgtatcatatttaccTCTTTATAATATTTGGTGTCGTTGTTACTCTCTTGCTATTTCTATTAAGCGTGAATATTATCTAGAGTGAGATTATCATTTTTTCAACATCGTGGTATCAGAGTCATGGCAAATAATATTCAATACCCCCGTCTtacaaaagaaaattatgaaaaatggtGTCTACGAATGAAAGTCATTCTTGGCTCTCAAGATGTTTGAGACATTGTTAACAAAGGGTATATAAAACCCGCTAATGAGGAAACTTTGTTCCAAAATGAAAAAGAAGTCTTgttaaagagaagaaaaaacaatTAACATACCCTCACTCTCATCCATCAGTATTTGGATGATGGCATGTTTGAGAAGGTGGCTGATGCAACCACCTCAAAAGAAGCTTGAGAGATTTTGCAAAATTCTCTCTAAGGAGTTGATAAAGTAAAGAAGATAAAACTTCaaactctaatttgaagttttaaaaatgaaagaatcTGAATCCATTTTGGATTTTTGTTCAAGATTGATGGTCGTTGTGAATCAATAAGAAGGTACGGGAGGAAGTAGATGATGTGTGTGTGGTAGAAAAGATTCTTCGCTCTTTAACTCCTAAATTTGATTATATGGTGTGTGCTATTGAGGAGTCTAAAGATTTAGACTATATAACAGTAGAGCAATTGGAAGGCTCTTTGCAAGCCCATGaagaaaagatgaaaaggaGAAAAGAAGAGCCACTAGAACAATTTCTTAAAACTCAGACATTCTTCAAAGATCTAAAAGGTGTAAAAAGTTATAGAGGAAATGGACAATAGAGAGGCTTTAGGGGTCGTGGTGGTCAT
This Solanum dulcamara chromosome 1, daSolDulc1.2, whole genome shotgun sequence DNA region includes the following protein-coding sequences:
- the LOC129886510 gene encoding pentatricopeptide repeat-containing protein At3g53360, mitochondrial-like translates to MSFIQLLRGCTNSKSLFNGKALHAQLLKFGSQNADIFTNNHLFTMYLKLNQLNDAQQLFDRMPERNIISWTTLISTYSQLGMYEKALGCFRSMNLEDGFAPNGFTYVAALSACSSLGAERTGKELHGRMLKTEESLNSFVTNCLVNFYGKCRLLKSARIVFDGILEPNSVTWASLISCYFHCGEYKEGWNMFLLALRGGVIVNEFFCGSVLGACAAIKSLQLGMQIHGLIVKSSLGMDQFVVTGLINFYAKCGRLELARQAFDEADGPELHAWTAIIGGCVQLGSGREAIELFCKLLSSGLKPSERTFSSVLGAFADVKEVGVGKQIHCRIVKLGFDSFSFVCNALLDFYSKSDLFVESLKLFQEMKEHDVVSWNTLIAGCVSSGRYEEAMRFLREMLLKGFEPSLYTYSSILSICGDVPAIEWGKQSHCRVLKSRFDSNVVVDSALVDMYAKCGRLGYARKVFDILPAKNLVSWNTMVVGYAQHGFGKEALEIYAMMQSNGVKPNDITFLGVLSACGHVGLLDKGLHHFTSMTKVHGIIPRTDHLACIVSLFARKGKTKEAYGFIKSFSGEPDKVVWRCLLSGCKANRDFILGKYAAEKILDIDPDDTSAYIVLSNIYAELQMWNETAKIRKLIKEKALKKETGHSWIELQNKMYTFSACHIMSLQESDLQQVLTGLTAQLLDSGYVPDLMFSLDFEEQVV
- the LOC129886520 gene encoding peroxidase 5-like, which codes for MDSKGINLSALALLACLILSFSSSILAYRTPYRPQIRVGYYRYTCPYAENIVQHVVNRAVSRNPGIAAGLIRLHFHDCFVRGCDASVLLDGPNSEKEGIPNKNSLRGFEVIDAAKAALEAACPGTVSCADILAFAARDSSYKVGKIYYDVQAGRRDGHVSIDSETLTNLPSPFVNATELIKNFARKGMSVDEMVTLSGAHSIGIAHCGVFASRLYPQNNLPIDPEYANFLKSICPPEALTNGTGAANPMNLDALTPNRLDNRYYFALKSQKGLLISDQGLMTNPTTAKLVNYNARFGSIWSRKFAAAMIHMGTLDVLTGRNGEIRRNCHFVN
- the LOC129886538 gene encoding peroxidase 5-like is translated as MDSKGFNASALALLACLILSFSSSILAYRTPYRPQIKVGYYRYTCPYAENIVQHVVNRAVSRNPGIAAGLIRLHFHDCFVRGCDASVLLDGPNSEKEGIPNKNSLRGFEVIDAAKAALEAACPGTVSCADILAFAARDSSYKVGKIYYDVQAGRRDGRVSIDSETLANLPSPFVNATELIKNFARKGMSVDEMVTLSGAHSIGIAHCGVFASRLYPQNNQQNLPIDPEYADFLKSICPPEALTNGMGAANPMNLDALTPNRLDNRYYLALKSQKGLLISDQSLMTNPTTAKLVNYNARFGSIWSRKFAAAMIHMGTLDVLTGRNGEIRRNCHIVN